A window from Flavobacterium gyeonganense encodes these proteins:
- a CDS encoding sialate O-acetylesterase translates to MKKLNVFILLIISILSNANVKMPLIFSDGMVLQRDKQIPVWGFADANENIEIHFNKQIKKTTADKNGKWTVNLNAEKAGGPFELIIIGKNKITIKNVLVGEVWICSGQSNMEFQVFKTMNAEKEIADANYPMIRHFGVAQDLSGTPKDDLKQGKWEVANKENVGNFTAVGYYFARKLYSELKIPIGIINTSWGGTNVETWTSREAFLNSPDFKAMITDLPVMDVDSISKLYAVKMKERVEKIQGTPVNADNEVSFKETTFDDSNWGELNTPDLWENQPLGNLDGVVWMRKTITLSAEDLKNKAVLSLSKIDDEDITYVNGIEVGKNTVYDTKRVYTIPSNILREGTNVISIRIVDTGGGGGIYGESSDLKITLGTKIIPLDGKWKFKVIAVKTALSPNSYPSLLYNAMVNPLVPYAIQGVLWYQGEANVWRAKQYKKAFPLMINDWRTKFKQGNFPFYFVQLSTFDEFGGNSQKGSRWAELREAQSETLKLPNTGMAVTTDIGNAKDIHPTNKQDIGLRLAAIAMNDIYGKKQVHSGPTYKSEEIKGNQIILTFDNIGSGLSTPNNNELKGFEIAGADKVFHSAKAIIKDNKVIVSSENVKNPVAVHYGWADDDTNINLFNKEKFPASPFRTDNWEMITVNEKYQVSK, encoded by the coding sequence ATGAAAAAGTTAAATGTTTTTATTTTATTGATAATTAGTATTTTGTCTAATGCTAATGTGAAAATGCCTTTAATATTCTCTGACGGAATGGTGCTTCAAAGAGACAAACAAATTCCAGTTTGGGGTTTTGCCGATGCAAATGAAAATATTGAAATCCATTTCAACAAACAAATCAAGAAAACGACAGCCGATAAAAACGGAAAATGGACAGTAAATTTAAATGCTGAAAAAGCAGGCGGACCATTTGAATTGATCATTATTGGAAAAAATAAAATCACCATCAAAAATGTTTTGGTTGGCGAAGTTTGGATTTGCAGCGGACAATCGAATATGGAATTTCAGGTTTTTAAAACCATGAACGCCGAAAAAGAAATTGCAGATGCTAATTATCCAATGATTCGTCATTTTGGTGTCGCACAAGATTTAAGCGGTACTCCGAAAGACGATTTAAAGCAAGGAAAATGGGAAGTCGCCAACAAAGAAAATGTCGGTAACTTTACAGCCGTTGGTTATTATTTCGCCAGAAAATTATATTCAGAACTAAAAATCCCAATCGGAATCATTAATACTTCCTGGGGTGGAACCAACGTTGAAACATGGACAAGCCGTGAAGCATTTTTAAATAGTCCTGATTTTAAAGCAATGATTACCGATCTGCCGGTTATGGACGTAGATTCAATTTCAAAGTTGTATGCCGTAAAAATGAAAGAAAGGGTCGAAAAAATTCAGGGTACACCTGTAAATGCAGATAATGAAGTTTCTTTTAAAGAAACAACATTCGATGATTCGAATTGGGGCGAATTAAATACACCAGACCTATGGGAAAACCAGCCTTTGGGAAATTTAGACGGTGTCGTCTGGATGCGAAAAACGATAACGCTTTCAGCAGAAGATCTTAAAAATAAAGCCGTTTTAAGTCTTTCAAAAATTGACGATGAGGATATCACCTATGTAAATGGAATAGAGGTCGGAAAAAATACTGTTTATGATACTAAAAGAGTGTATACAATTCCTTCCAATATTTTAAGAGAAGGAACAAACGTAATCTCAATAAGAATAGTCGATACCGGAGGAGGTGGCGGAATTTATGGAGAATCTTCCGATTTAAAAATAACTCTCGGGACTAAAATTATTCCGCTTGACGGAAAATGGAAATTTAAAGTGATTGCCGTAAAAACAGCTCTGTCGCCAAATAGTTATCCGTCATTATTATACAACGCGATGGTAAATCCGTTGGTTCCGTATGCTATTCAGGGTGTTTTATGGTATCAGGGCGAAGCGAATGTTTGGAGAGCCAAACAATACAAAAAAGCATTTCCATTAATGATCAACGATTGGAGAACCAAATTCAAACAAGGAAATTTCCCTTTTTATTTCGTTCAACTATCGACTTTTGACGAATTTGGAGGAAACAGTCAAAAAGGAAGCCGTTGGGCAGAACTTCGCGAAGCACAATCTGAAACTTTAAAATTGCCAAACACCGGAATGGCTGTAACAACCGATATTGGAAACGCAAAAGACATTCACCCAACCAACAAACAAGATATTGGTTTGCGTTTGGCGGCCATTGCGATGAACGATATTTACGGTAAAAAACAGGTTCATAGCGGACCAACTTATAAATCCGAGGAAATAAAAGGTAACCAAATTATACTCACTTTCGACAACATCGGCAGCGGATTATCAACGCCAAACAACAATGAATTAAAAGGATTCGAAATTGCCGGTGCAGACAAAGTTTTTCATTCCGCGAAAGCGATAATCAAAGACAATAAAGTAATCGTTTCAAGCGAAAATGTAAAAAATCCAGTTGCCGTGCATTACGGTTGGGCAGATGACGATACGAATATCAATTTATTCAACAAAGAAAAATTTCCTGCATCTCCATTCAGAACCGATAATTGGGAAATGATTACAGTAAATGAAAAATATCAGGTGAGTAAATAG
- a CDS encoding glycoside hydrolase family 5 protein → MVKSCFLSVFLCFSFLSIWACSSDTQEEKVPIEIGLYPSYNTNPIAADASGMGSSAVQLAAKIKLGWNIGNTLEATGGETAWGNPKVTKALIDAVKANGFNAIRIPCSWNQNLENAATAKIKTDWLNRVKEVIQYCVDNDMYVLVNIHWDGGWLENNITEAKKEENNAKQKAFWEQIATHLRGFDEHLLFASANEPAVEDAAQMAVLNSYHQTFIDAVRSTGGKNAYRTLVVQGPTTDIEKTNKLMTTLPTDKVASRMMVEVHYYSPWNFGGLTKDETWGKMFYYWGAGFHSTTDTDRNATWGEEADLEKNFKLMKTQFVDKGIPVLLGEFGAIRRTTLTGDALTLHLNSRAYYLKTVVKTAKANGLLPFYWDEGSIGNNGFGIFNRADNTVFDTKALAALKEGLL, encoded by the coding sequence ATGGTAAAAAGTTGTTTTCTGAGTGTTTTTTTATGTTTTTCTTTCTTAAGTATTTGGGCTTGCAGTTCGGATACACAGGAAGAGAAAGTGCCCATTGAGATTGGTTTATATCCAAGTTATAATACCAATCCAATTGCAGCAGATGCCTCTGGAATGGGAAGTTCGGCAGTTCAATTGGCAGCAAAAATCAAATTGGGCTGGAATATCGGAAATACTTTAGAAGCAACGGGAGGTGAAACTGCTTGGGGAAATCCAAAAGTAACAAAAGCCTTAATCGACGCTGTAAAAGCAAACGGATTTAATGCGATAAGAATTCCGTGTTCATGGAATCAAAATCTAGAAAATGCAGCTACAGCAAAAATCAAAACCGATTGGTTGAACCGCGTGAAAGAAGTGATTCAATATTGTGTAGATAATGATATGTATGTTTTGGTGAATATTCACTGGGACGGCGGCTGGTTAGAAAACAATATTACCGAGGCCAAAAAAGAAGAAAACAATGCCAAACAAAAAGCTTTTTGGGAACAAATAGCAACGCACTTAAGAGGCTTTGACGAACATTTGCTTTTTGCAAGTGCCAACGAACCAGCGGTAGAAGACGCTGCTCAAATGGCGGTTTTAAATTCATATCACCAAACTTTTATCGATGCTGTTCGCTCCACAGGAGGGAAAAATGCGTACAGAACTTTGGTAGTTCAAGGTCCGACAACCGATATCGAAAAAACAAACAAATTAATGACTACATTGCCAACCGATAAAGTCGCAAGCCGAATGATGGTTGAGGTGCATTATTATTCACCTTGGAATTTCGGAGGTTTGACTAAAGACGAAACTTGGGGTAAAATGTTTTATTATTGGGGAGCGGGCTTTCATTCCACAACCGATACTGATAGAAATGCAACTTGGGGAGAAGAAGCCGATTTAGAAAAGAACTTCAAATTAATGAAAACCCAATTTGTAGACAAAGGAATTCCAGTTCTTTTGGGCGAATTTGGAGCAATCAGAAGAACGACGTTGACGGGAGATGCTTTAACTTTACATTTGAACTCCAGAGCTTATTATTTAAAAACGGTCGTAAAAACAGCCAAAGCAAACGGATTATTACCTTTTTATTGGGATGAAGGAAGTATAGGAAATAATGGTTTCGGAATTTTTAACAGAGCAGACAATACTGTTTTTGATACCAAAGCTTTAGCCGCTTTAAAAGAAGGATTACTGTAA
- a CDS encoding glycoside hydrolase family 3 C-terminal domain-containing protein, whose translation MKNKMIYLSAALVFAFFTSCKNETQTSASNSSQTEEYVGKEISTDHDAEIDKLISQMTLEEKIGMLHGNSMFANAGVKRLGIPELKMADGPLGVREEISRDNWAPAGWTNDFATYYPAGGALAATWNAEMAHTFGTSLGEELRARDKDMLLSPAINMVRTPLGGRTYEYMSEDPFLNKKIAVPLVVGLQEKDVMACVKHYAANNQETNRDFVDVQIDERTLREIYLPAFEATVKEGKAYSIMGAYNKFRGEYLCENDYMLNKILRDEWGFKGIVVSDWAAVHSTAKSLKNGLDIEMGTPKPFNKFFLADKLIAAVKSGEVSEKEIDLHVKRILRGLFHIKAMGGGTRAKGSIATEAHYKDAYDIAAEAIVLLKNENNALPLKLDGVKSIAVIGNNATKKNALGGFGAGVKTKREVTPLEGLKNRLPSSVKINYAEGYLERYDEKNKGNLGNITSTGPVTIDKLDDAKVKEAVEAAKNSDVAIIFAGSNRDYETEASDRRDLHLPFGQEELIKKVLAVNPKTIVVMIAGAPFDINEVSQKSSALVWSWFNGSEGGNALADVILGKVNPSGKLPWTMPKQLKDSPAHATNSFPGDKAVNYAEGILIGYRWFDTKNVAPLYPFGYGLSYTIFALDNAKANKDSYAQNDVIEVTVDVKNTGKIDGKEVVQLYTSKSDSKITRAAQELKGFKKADVKAGSSEKVTIKVPVKELAYYDVAAKKWTVEPGKYTIKVGTSSRDIKKEIVITIK comes from the coding sequence ATGAAAAACAAAATGATATACCTTTCTGCAGCTTTGGTTTTTGCATTTTTTACTTCTTGTAAAAATGAGACACAAACTTCAGCTTCAAATTCCAGCCAGACTGAAGAATATGTTGGGAAAGAAATCAGTACAGATCATGATGCAGAAATCGATAAACTGATTTCGCAGATGACATTAGAAGAAAAAATAGGAATGCTTCACGGGAACAGTATGTTTGCCAATGCAGGTGTAAAACGTCTGGGAATTCCAGAATTAAAAATGGCTGATGGTCCGTTGGGAGTTCGCGAAGAAATTTCAAGAGACAATTGGGCTCCGGCAGGATGGACAAACGATTTTGCAACGTATTATCCGGCAGGAGGTGCTTTAGCAGCAACTTGGAATGCAGAAATGGCACATACTTTTGGAACTAGTTTAGGAGAAGAATTACGCGCAAGAGACAAAGATATGCTCCTTTCGCCAGCGATCAATATGGTAAGAACACCGCTTGGAGGAAGAACATACGAATACATGTCGGAAGATCCGTTTTTGAATAAAAAAATCGCTGTGCCTTTGGTTGTTGGTTTACAGGAAAAAGATGTAATGGCTTGTGTAAAACATTATGCAGCAAACAATCAAGAGACGAATCGTGATTTTGTTGATGTTCAGATTGACGAGAGAACACTTCGCGAAATCTACCTTCCGGCTTTTGAGGCAACGGTAAAAGAAGGAAAAGCGTACAGCATTATGGGCGCTTACAATAAATTTAGAGGTGAATATTTATGTGAGAACGATTATATGCTGAACAAAATTCTTCGCGACGAATGGGGATTCAAAGGTATTGTAGTTTCTGACTGGGCCGCGGTGCATTCAACAGCAAAATCTTTGAAAAATGGTTTAGATATTGAAATGGGAACGCCAAAACCGTTCAACAAATTTTTCTTAGCCGATAAATTAATTGCTGCGGTTAAATCTGGAGAAGTTTCAGAAAAAGAAATTGATCTTCACGTAAAACGTATTTTACGTGGTTTATTTCATATAAAAGCAATGGGTGGCGGGACGCGTGCAAAAGGAAGTATCGCAACCGAAGCACATTACAAAGACGCTTATGATATTGCTGCCGAAGCAATTGTTTTATTGAAAAATGAAAATAATGCGCTTCCGCTAAAATTAGACGGAGTAAAATCAATCGCCGTTATCGGAAATAATGCGACTAAGAAAAATGCTCTTGGTGGATTTGGTGCTGGAGTAAAAACAAAAAGAGAAGTTACGCCTCTGGAAGGTCTTAAAAACAGATTGCCTTCATCAGTAAAAATCAATTATGCTGAAGGATATTTAGAGCGTTACGATGAGAAAAATAAAGGGAACTTAGGAAATATTACTTCTACAGGACCAGTTACAATTGATAAATTAGACGATGCAAAAGTTAAGGAAGCCGTAGAAGCTGCTAAAAACTCAGATGTTGCGATCATTTTTGCGGGTTCGAACCGTGATTACGAAACAGAAGCTTCAGACAGAAGAGATTTACACTTGCCTTTTGGACAAGAAGAATTGATCAAAAAAGTATTGGCTGTAAATCCAAAAACAATTGTGGTGATGATTGCCGGTGCTCCATTTGATATTAATGAAGTCAGCCAAAAATCTTCTGCTTTAGTGTGGAGCTGGTTTAATGGTTCTGAAGGCGGAAATGCTTTGGCTGATGTGATTTTAGGAAAAGTAAATCCGTCAGGAAAATTACCTTGGACAATGCCTAAACAATTAAAAGATTCTCCTGCGCACGCTACAAACAGTTTCCCTGGAGACAAAGCGGTAAATTATGCTGAAGGAATTTTAATTGGATACCGTTGGTTTGACACTAAAAACGTAGCGCCATTATATCCTTTCGGTTACGGATTATCATACACGATATTTGCGCTTGATAATGCAAAAGCAAATAAAGATTCGTACGCTCAAAACGATGTAATTGAAGTTACAGTTGACGTTAAAAACACTGGAAAAATAGACGGAAAAGAAGTAGTTCAATTATATACTTCAAAATCTGATTCTAAAATCACTCGTGCAGCGCAAGAATTAAAAGGTTTCAAAAAAGCAGATGTAAAAGCTGGAAGTTCAGAAAAAGTGACGATCAAAGTGCCAGTAAAAGAATTGGCTTACTACGATGTCGCTGCTAAAAAATGGACAGTGGAACCTGGAAAATATACCATTAAAGTTGGAACTTCTTCAAGAGATATTAAAAAAGAAATTGTTATAACAATCAAATAA